The Geothrix sp. DNA segment GGCCTTCGCCAACTGTGCCCCCCGCAGCCACAAGGTGGGTATTTGGGCGAAGCGTTTCACGTCTTCTTGGAATTGGGCCTCGCCCTCTCTCATGGCCCGTTCCCCGTCGACTGTCCCGAACCCAGCGGCCATCCCCCTCCAAAGCGCGACCTCGACCAGATTGGCCCCGAGAACTGAATGGAATGGCGCCAACAGCCTCGCCTGGCGGTAAGCCTGATCGGCTCGCTCCAAAGATGCCTCCGCGCCTGCCTGACGATGAACCGTTTCCCACTGCCCGCGCATCAGGGCGGCGTTGGCCATGCCGTAGTGGGAACGGAAGCTCGGCCCCTGCCTGAGAACCATCTCGAAGCTCTGCATGGATTGTTCCAACGATGGCCGCGGATCCATGCCATGGGTGCGCTCGTACTCCGCTCGTTCGCCCCAGAGGTAGCCCAGAGCCTCTCGCAGCGACTTCGCATCAGGCTCGCGCTCTAACCCCCTCAGGATGACTTGCAGGGCGGACTCGAAGACTTCCCAGGGAGGCTCCCCACGGAGGGTGCCTTCGGAGAGGCGCCATACTGATACTCGCGCTAGTTCATTGGCCAACGACGAATGGCCCGGTCTCCGATCGAGAGCCTCCCTGCCATGGGCCAAGGCCCGGTCCAACCATGGGATCGGATCTCCCATTTCTGGGAATTTGATGGCATAGCATTCTGCCTGCATGGCGCCTTCGAGCGCATCGAAGGGCGGATCAGGGGCCTCCAGGAGGGGAGCCAGCAGGGCCAGGGCCCGCCTCAGGGGCGCTGCACCGGGGCGTCCGGCCACCTGCGCATTGACGGCCTCAGCCGTGAGCAGGGACGCCTCCAGGATCGCCGCCCGCGATCCCCCGGGTTCCAGGATCCGGAGGGCCGCCACCACGCCTTCCACGCCTGCATGGATGGCCCGGCCCTGCACGGGGTCCGATACGAACAGGCCGTAGCGCATCACGCCGATCCGGCCCGCCAGGCCCAGAGCCTGGACGTCACAGGGCGCGGCCATCAGCGCGGCCTGGGCGCTGCGGTGAGCTTCCGCCAGGATCCCATCCCGCTCAGGGCCGCTCTTCGGCAGGCCCCAGGACAGCAGGGCCTGGGCCTCCAGCAGGCGGGCCTCGTAGAACCAGGGCGCCTGGCCCTGGGCCGCTCGGGCCTTGGCGATGGCCTCCTCCCAGCGCCCGGCCACCCAGGCCGCCTGCCCTTCCAGGTAGGCCAGCGGGATGAGGGAAGCGGTGGCCCCGGATCTCAGCAGCGGCTCGATGCGCGCGACGGCAACCGCTTGCAGCCGGCCCAGCGCCTCCTTCCGTGCATCTTCCGGCCCGATGCGCCAGGCCTCGTCCAGGGCCTTCTGGTGCAGTTCGAGCAGGGCCCGGCCGAGGGCGGAACGCAGCTCTGGTGTATCGAAGCCCAGGGCCCGGGCCCGCTCCAGGTGTGTCCGGGCGGACTCCGGCTGGCCCAGGGCCAGCCGCGCCCGCCCCAGGGCGTACTGCCCGGGCGCCTCCGCACTGGCCCCCTCCACGTGCGCTTCCGCTTCCAGGCGGGCCACCCGGCCTTCGAGATCCCGCAGCTCGGGCCCCAGATCATGGGGGGGGGACAGCTTCAGATATCGGGCCAGGGCCTCGATGCGCTCCGCCGCCTGGGCGAAGCGCTGGGCATGGGCGGCCTGGGCCCGGGCCCGCAGGCGCTCCCGCACCGCGAACCCGCCGAAGACGGCCGTGGACAGGAGCACGGCGGCCGTGGCCGCCACCAGCACGGTGTGCTTCCGGGCCCAGTGGACCCCCTTCTCCAGCCGGGTGGCCGCCCGGGCCTCGATGGACTCGCCATCCAGGATGCGCTGCAGATCCTCCCCCAGGGCGCGGGCCGTGGCGTACCGGCGGCGGGGATCCTTCTGGAGGCAGGTGAGCACCACGGTCTCCAGGTCGGCCGAGAGCATGGGCAGCCGGCGCCGGAGCGGAACCGGGTCGTCCTTCACGATGTGGGACATGCACTCGAGTCCCTCCCCCGGAAAGGGTGGGGAACCCGTCAGCAGGGCCTGGAGCGTGGCGCCCAGCGAGTACACGTCCGAGCGGCGGTCCAGCCGTGCCGCATCGCCGCGGGCCTGCTCCGGGGACATGAAGGCCACCGTGCCGATGATGCGGCCCGTTTCGGTGAGGCCCTGGCTCTCGGTGCCGCGGGCCAATCCGAAGTCGAGCACGCAGGCCCGGGTGGAGCCATCCTCCAGGCGGTCGATCATCAGGTTGGCGGGCTTCAGGTCGCGATGGACGAGCCCCACCCGATGAGCCGCATGGACCCCTTCGCAGACATCCACCATGTAGCGGAGCAGGGCTTCCACGGACAGGGCGGGCGCGGCCCTCTGGAGGGTCGCGCCGCTGAGGAACTGCATGGCGATGTAAGGCTGGCCGCGCCACTCGCCCACCTCGTACACCCGGCACACGTTGGGGTGGTCGACCCGGGCCTGGAGCTGGGCCTCCTGGATGAACCGCTGGAGCAGGTCGGGATCCTCCCGGCGCAGCAGCTTCAGGGCCACCAGGCGATGCAGCGAAGGGTCCGTGGCCTTGAAGATGCGCCCCATGCCCCCTTCGCCGAGCAGCTCGAGGTTCTCAAAGCGGGCCCAGCGCGCCAGGGTCCGGGCCTGGAAGACATCGCCTTTGCGGAATCGCCTCCCCGGGTCGGACGGTCCGGCCGAGGGGCCCGACGGATCTGTCTCCGCGGGGTCCCCGTGCGTTGGCAGGGGCGTCTGGGCCGTGACATCCAGGGACCAGTGGCTGGCTTCGACCTCCTCCAGGTCGGCCAGGTCCTGGAGCAGCCCCTGGCAGTCCTCCCGGGTCAGGCGGCCGGCGGCCACCAGGGTTTCCAGGTCGGTATCCCGGGCCTCCCCGGGCTCCAGCAGCCCGCAGGCCACCGCCAGGGCCAGCGCCCGCTCACCAGCCGTCGACATGCCAGCCGATCTCCACGGGTGTGACTCCTGTGTGACTTGTCCATGGTGACGGCTTTGGGACGATACGAGAAGGTACGCTTGGGTTGACCGAGGCGGAGCCGGGAGGCATTCTGGCTCTGGCCCTGGCGCCGGAAAGGAGGTTTGATGGGACGACACGCCGACCTCACCGAACCTCCGTCGAGTCGCGCCGCCCGCTGAGGCGGCCCCTTCCCGGCTCTCCTGAATCCGCCCCCTGAACGGGATCGCAGACCGCCTGCCGGCGCTGCATCCGCTCCTCCGGACCGGCCATGATGCACCGATTCCTAGACACCATGTGGGGCCAGGCCAACGCCCTGTTCTCCCCCCTGCGGAGGCGGCGCTGGGTCGACCTCCTGCTGGTCGCGGCGGCCTTCGGCATGCTGTACGGGCTGATCCTCGTCGGGCGCGAGTGGACCGCCATCCAGCGTCCCCAGCTCGAGATCGACCTGTCCCTGCTGGCGCTGCCGAAATACACCTTCTTCTCCATGATGCGGGGCGTCGCGGCCTACGTCCTTTCCATCGCCTTCACCCTGGTGTACGCCTTCTGGGCCGCCAAGGACGAACGGGCCGAGAAGCTGCTGATCCCCCTGCTGGACATCCTCCAGAGCATCCCGGTCCTGACCTTCCTCATGCCCCTGCTGCTCGTCATGGTGGCCCTGTTCCCCCGCAGCAACATGGGCCTGGAGATCACGGCGATCCTGACCATCTTCACCGGCCAGGTCTGGAACATGACCTTCAGCCTCTACCACAGCCTGAAGAGCGTTCCCGCCGAACTCCAGGAGGCGGGCACCGTGTACCGGTTCACCTGGTGGCAGCGCTTCAAGTGGGTGGAACTGCCCTTCGCCACCACGGGCCTGGCCTGGAACAGCATGATGAGCATGGCCGGCGGCTGGTTCTTCCTGATGATCAACGAGTCCCTGAAGGTGGGCGACAAGGACTTCCGCCTGCCTGGGCTCGGCTCGTACATGCGCGTCGCCGCGGAGCAGGGCAACGTCAAGGCCGAGGTGCTGGCCGTACTGGCCATGATCCTGATGATCGTCTTCCTGGACCAGGTGCTGTGGCGCCCGGTCGTGGTGTGGGCCCAGCGCTTCCGCATCGAGGACACCGTCCAGAACGTCGACTCCCAGAGCTGGTTCCTCAACCTCATCCGGGGTTCCCGCCTCATCCGCCGCTGGGACCGCTGGCGCACCAAGCAGCGCCGGAACCGCCAGCACCGCCACCCCGCTCCGAAGGTGCCCCTGGCGGAGGGCGGCAGCGAGCGTGCAGCCCATGCCGCCCCCTGGCTGTCCATGGGTGCCCTCATCGTCCTGTCCGGGTTCCTGCTTCTGGGTGGCTACGGCGTCTTCCGCCTCCTGCAGCAGCTCCCTTCGGGCGCCTGGTGGACCTTGCTCAAGGCCGCGGGCCTGACCCTCTCCCGGGTGATGGCGTCCATCCTCATCGGCCTCTGCTGGACCCTGCCGGCGGGCCTTGCCATCGGGCTCTCCCAGCGGCTGTCGCGCATCTTCCAGCCCATCGTCCAGGTGGCGGCCTCCTTCCCGGCGCCCATGCTCTTCCCGGCCGTCATCGCCATCCTCGCCTCCTTCAGGATCGGCCTGGGCTGGGGCAGCATCGCCCTCATGCTGCTGGGCACCCAGTGGTACATCCTGTTCAACGTCATCGCCGGTGCCAGCGCCATCCCCAGCGACCTCCGGGAGGTGGGCACCGCCTTCGGGTTCAGCCGCTGGCAGCGGTTCCGCAACCTCTACATGCCTGCCGTCTTCCCCTACCTGGTGACGGGGTGCCTGACCGCGGCCGGGGGCGCCTGGAATGCCAGCATCGTTTCCGAGTACTACAACCTGAGCGGGCCCACCTTGAAGACCTTCGGCCTCGGCGCCATCGTGAGCCAGGCCACGGACGAGAAGGACTTCGTGCTTCTGGCGGCCGCCACCCTCGTGCTCGCCGGTACGGTGGTGCTCTTCAACCGCCTGGTCTGGAAGCCCCTCTACAAGATCGCCGAGACCCACTATTCCCTGTCGAAGTGAGGCAGCCATGAAGCACGCCATCAACGCCACCCACGAAGTCATCTGCGAGCTGAAGGGCATCCAGAAGTCCTTTGAGCGGGAGACCGGCCATGCCCTGCGCGTGCTGGAGGACATCAACCTGGACATCCGGGCCAACGAAGTGGTCTGCCTCATCGGACCTTCGGGCTGCGGCAAATCCACCATCCTCCGGATCTTCGCCGGCCTGATCCACCCCACCAAGGGCAAGACCTTCTACCACGGCAAGAAGATGGAGGGCCTCAACCCGGGCGTGGCCATCGTCTTTCAGAACTTCGCCCTCTACCCCTGGATGACGGTGGAGGCCAACGTGAAGACGGTGCTCCAGGCCCAGGGCCTGGATGACGAGACCATCAAGGCCAAGGCCCACCGCGCCATCAGCCTCGTCGGCCTCGAAGGCTTCGAGGAGGCCTACCCGCGCGAGCTCTCCGGCGGCATGAAACAGCGGGTGGGCATGGCCCGGGCGCTGAGCGTCGACCCCGAGATCCTCTTCATGGACGAACCCTTCAGCCACGTGGACGCCCTCACGGCTGAGGGCCTCCGGGCGGAGATCCTGGACATCTGGGACGACGCCGAGCGCAACCCCTCCTCCATCCTCATGGTGAGCCACGACATCAAGGAGGTGGTCTACATGGCGGACCGCGTCGTGGTGCTGTCGGCCAATCCGGGCCGCGTGCGCACCATCGTCGAGAATCCCCTGCCCCGTCCCCGCGACATGCGCAGCCCCGAATTCCTGCGCCTGGTGGACCAGCTCCACGACATCATCACCAGCACCGAACTGCCGGACATCGAAGTGAGCGCTCCAGAGCCCAGCCTCCTGCCCGACCTCATCGAGCCGCTGCCGCCCGCCCCCTCCTCCGACATCCTGGGCCTGCTGGAATACCTGGAGACTCAGGGCGGCACCGCAGACCTCTTCCAGGTGGCCGCGGCCACCCACGTGACCTTCGAAAAGATCCTCTCTTCCGTGAAGGGTGCGGAGATGCTCGACTTCGTCGACACGCCCAAGCGCCAGGTCGTCCTCACGGCGCTGGGGCAGCGGTTCATCCGCGCCAACATGGACGACCGCAAGGAGATCTGGAAGGCCCAGCTCCTCGAACTGCGCCTCTTCCGACTGGTCCAGGAACTCCTCGAACTCCACCACGGAGAGCTCAAGGAGAGCGAGCTCCTGGCCGAGTTGCAGCAGCGCCTGCCCATGGAGAACTCCGAGCAGACCTTCGAGACGCTGGTCACGTGGGGCCGCTTCGGCGAACTCTTTGCCTACCGCGAGGAACGCGGCGTCCTCACCCCGGAATAACGGCTCACTCTGCCCCACCTGGACTACCCCCCGATCGCAGGCGACGCCTGTCGCCTGCTTCCGCTCCTCGCTGCGCTCGGTCGCGGAGGGGGCCCCGTGGGGCCGCTTCGGCGAACTCTTCGCCTACCGCGAGGAACGCGGCGTCCTCACGCCCGAGTAGTCCGGGGCGGCTCAGAACTGGGCGTGGAGCCTGAAGGCATACAGGGTCACGGGCCCCCGGTCGCCGTTGTAGCCTGGGTTCCAGATGCGTTCGGCATCGAGGGTGGCCGTGAGATGCCGGCCCAGGGCGAGGGCATAGTACGCCTCGAGGATGCGCTCGGGAACGTAGCTCAGGCGGCCGTCTCCCAGGAGGAACCCCAGTCCGCCCGCGGCGAGGTAGTCCCGGTGGTCCGGGCTCAATCCGTTCTGGACGAAGGCTGCGCCAACACAATCCTGCGGACGGCCCCAGTCGCTGCCCTTCAGGGCAAGTCCGGCCGACGCAGAGCGGTCGACCTCGGTGAAGGCCCAGGATTCCGTGCGACCGTCACTCCAGCTCCACCGGGCGAAGGCGCCGAGGTCCCCGGTCAGGCTCTGCTCCAGGTTGAGACCCCACCCCTGCTTGACGCGGCCGTAGGCGCGAGTGGCGGTGATGTCCGGCGCCGTGGGTGATTCCGCGAGGCTCTGCCGGTAGTCGCCCATGCGAGTGGTGTTGCGGAAGGCCATGAGGCGCACGACCCCGGCCAGTCCGCCGATGGTGTGGCCATGCTCCACCTCGACCACGTCGCCGTGGGCGCGGGCGATGCCGCGATCCATCTCCAGCTGGTTGGCTTCCAGCGGCTCTGCGAAGCGGCCGAAACGGAGGGCCCAGGCATCCCAGTAGATCTCAGCTGCGCAGCCCCAGGTATAGCCGCGGGTGTCAGCCGGGTAGTCCCAGGCGCCATGGCCCATCAGGGTCCAGTTGAGGAACTGGCTGCGGGGATCGTGGGCGTAGGCGTTGGCATCGAAGACGTCCATGACGCTGAACTTGCCGAGGTGGATGACAAGCCGGCGGGATGCGCGGGTGCCGCCCAGCTGGTGGGCATCAGCCTCGACCGTTTGCGCTTCACCGCCCAGATCGAAGGTCTGCCGGACCATGAACCGTGCGACCGCCGCGCGGAAGTCCGGGCTGCCCACGCGGTAGGTCTCGCCATTGGGGGCCCCCGCCAGGCCCAGCACGCCGCTGACGCCCTTCCCCGCGGCCCCTTCCAGGTCCAGGTAGACCTCGGTGCCCTGCCAGGGTCGCAGCCCGGCCATGAGCGTGGTCGTGAAGGAGGTGGCCCACTCCTTACCTGGACGCAGCGAGTTGGGGCCCTGGTAGGGCGAGGAGAATTCCCCGTGGGTCTGGCTGACCGTGGTGGCCTGGCCATGGAGGCTCCAGAGCTCGCCGACGGGATCGGGGGTCTGGCCCCCGAGGGGAACCCGGAGGACGGCCAGTGCGAGGACGAGCACCCATTGATTTCGCATGGAAACACCGTGGCAGGCGGGGGCGACGAAGGCGTGACGGAGCCGTCACGGACCTGGGCGGCTTCCGGGATCTCAGCCCGATGGGGGGCCGGGCGGTTCCAGAACCGGGGGCGCGAAGGCGCACAAGGCGATCCCCGCCAGCACCAGCATGGCGCCGAGACCTTGCAGGGGCCGCACGGATTCCGCCAGCAGCACCCAGCCCAGGATGATGGTGGCCACGGGCTGGGTCATCAGGCCCATGGCACCCAGGTTGGTGGGGACGTGGCCCAGGCCCCAGGTGATGAACCACCAGGCCACCACCTGCACCAGCGTGCCCAGGCCGATCAGCGCCCACCAGGACCGCACGGGGTAGCCGGTGAAGGCCTCGCCCTGCGCCCAGCCCAGGGCGCCGAAGAGGATGGTGCAGCAGAGGACCACCCAGAACAGGGCCTCGGGGGCGCTGAGCTCGCGCCGGGCGCGGCCCAGGGCCAGGGTGAAGGCGCCGTAGGCCAGGGAGGCCAGGGCCCCCAGCAGCTCGCCCAGCCCGGTGCCCCAGCGGGCCCCCTTGGCCAGGCCCAGGACCATGGCCCCCGCCAAGGCCAGCAGCACCCCCAGCCAGAAGCGCTTGCGCAGCCGGGCGCCCATCCACAGCACGGATACCACCGCCACCCAGATGGGGGCCAGGGTCACCAGCAGGGTGGCGTTGGCGGCGCTGGTGAGGTGGAGGGCCGAGTGCCACATCCAGAGATCCAGCACGAAGCACACACCCGCGATCACTGCCCAGAGCCGCGCCCGCCCCGTGACCGGCCGGCCCGTGCCCCGGGCCAGCCAGGCCACGAACGGCAGTGCGATGGCCATGCGGTAGAAGCCCACGGCCAGGGGTCCCGCCGGTGCGGCCCAGCGCACCAGCATGGCGGCGAAGCCGAGCAGGGAGGCCCCGAAGATCAGGGCGGCGAGTCCCCGCGGATCTTGCGTCTGTCTCCTGTGCATGAAACCAGCCTTCCTGAGTGCGCTCAGTCCTCGAGCGCCTCGGCCACCTTGGCCACCAGGGTCGGGGCGTCCACGGGCTTCAGCAGGAACCCGGAGATGCCCATCTGCTGCATGCGCTGCAGGCTGATGTCATCGCGATGGGCGGACACGACCAGGATCGGCAGCTCCCGCAGGGCCGCGTCCTCCCGGCAGGCCCGGACCAGGCTCTCGCCGGAGCACTCGGGCATGAGGAAGTCCGCCAGGAGCAGGTCCACCGGGGTCTCCCGGAGCACCTTCAGAACCTCGAAGAGGGAGGTGGGCTCCACCTCCACCGTCTCGTGGCCACCGGCCCTCAGGGCCCCGGCCGCGAAGGCCCGGACCAGCCGGCTGTCATCCACGATGGCGATGCGGGGCATGGCGACTCCTCGCCTCCATGGTCCCGCACAACCCACCTATCAACAATGGGCACGAAATTCAGTTCGCCCATCGGGAGACCTGGTCCCACACGTCGTCGTCACCGCAGGGACCGTTGAGCACGATGGCGAAGACGCGGGCCTGGCCGTCCAGGGTCTGGAGATAACCGGCCAGGCTGATGACGCGGTCCAGGTGGCCCGTCTTCACCCGCACCCGCCGCGTGAGGTTCGCATCCTTCTTCTTCAGCTTCCAGGGCTCGCCCCCGATGACCTTCAGCGAGGAGACGAACTCGGGCCCCACTTCGAAGTCGTGGTAGGCGCCCCGCAGGATGATGGCCAGGGTGCGGGCGGACAGCCGGTTCTCCTTGCTCAGGCCCGAGCCGTCCGTGATCTGGATGACCTCCGGCCCCAGGTTGAAGGCGGTACGGTAGAACTCCTGGATGCGCTTCACGCCCCGCGGCCAGGATCCCGCGCCGTATTTGCGCACCAGCATCTCGATCATGAAGTTGTTCGACCACTTGTTGATGTCCAGCACCATGGCCCGCAGCGGCGGGGAGGCCCAGCCCAGCAGCTTGCGCGGGGGCTCGGAGGCCGCGCCGCGGCCCTCCACGGCGATGCCGGCCTCCTGGAGGAGCCGCTGGATGACCTCCCGGGACTGGCGCTCGGGATCCGGCACCAGCTTGCCGGCCTCGTCCCGGTTGAAGTTCACGGACAGCGCCAGCACGGTCGGCAGGGTATCCGCCGTGGTGTTCTCCCAGCCCTGGGGTTCCTTCTGGGCATCGAAGGCACTCTGATCCAGGCGGATGCCGCCGGTGATCCGCTGGACGCCCAGCTTCCGGAGGGACTGGACCAGCAGCCAGACGCGCTCGCTGGTGAGCAGGGGATCGCCGTCGCCCTTGAAGGTGAGGTCCCCCCGTACCACGCCGTCCTGCAGGTCCCCCCAGACTTCGGTCTCGAGGGTGAAGTCCGGTTTCAGGGTCTTGAGCAGCGCGTAGGTCGAGACCACCTTGGTGGTGCTGGCCGGCACCAAGGCCAGGTCATCCTGGTGCCGCTCAAGGACCTTGCCCGTGCCGGCGTCCCAGATCCCGGCGGAGACCCGCACCCCGCGGGCCTCCAGCTGCCTGGCCCAGCTCCGGAAATCCTGGGCGGCCAGAGCCAGGGCCGAGGCCAGGAAGACCGCCACGGACCTCCAGCCCACCTTCATTCCTTCGGCGCCACGGGCTTTTCGGCAGCATTGCCGGCCTTGGGGAGGCCGCGGGACTTGCTGATCTCGTCGGTGATCCCCAGCAGGTTCTGCTCCGCCGTGAACTGCCATTCCCGCACCAGGGTCTTGTTCTGGTAGATGCGGATGCTGTTCAAGGTGCTCTTGCTGCGGACGCCCACGATGGGCAGCCCGTCGGTGCTGCCCGAGGCCCCTGGCCGCACCTGGGTGATGTATTCCCACTCGCCACCCGGCGTCATCGGATCCTTGTATTTCTGGCGGAGGATGCGGGGGCGGACCTTCATCACCTCATCGAGATCCATGGGGTAGCGGCCGGCCTTGCTCGCGTACAGCTTGAAGGCGGCGGCGATGGCCTCGCCCCGGAAGATGAGCTCCGCCTCGTTCTCGCGCTGGACCTCGGCACTGACCAGGGGACCCGCCTTCATCAGCATGATCCCCATCACCACGGCCACCGCCAGGGCGAGCGCCATGGTGAAGCCGCGCTGGGATCGGGAAGGGGTCATGGACGCTCCGGAGCACAAGGGTACTACCCCCGGTCGCCTTTCCGGGTCAGAAGCTCGCGAAAGGCTGCCACCACCTTGGGATCGAACTGGGCCCCGGCCTCGTTGTCGAGTTCCTCCAGCACCTGCCGGTAGCCCTTGGGGCGCCGGTAGCCCTTGCCGCTGGTCATCACCTCGTAGGCTTCGATCAGGCCGATGATGCGGCTGCCGATGGGGATGCTGGTCTCGCGCAGTCCCTCGGGATAGCCGAGGCCGTCCCAGCGCTCGTGGTGGTGGCGGATCATCTTCACCACGTCGAAGGGGAACCTCAGGTCCTTCAGGAAGACCGCGGCCAACTCCGGATGGCTCCGGATCTTCTTCAGCTCCTCGCCATTCAGCTCAGGCTTGGCGAGCATCTGCGGATCCAGCATCAGCAGGCCCACGTCGTGGAGGATCGCGCCGATGCTGACCGCCTCCACCTCCTCGGTGGTGAGTTCGAGCTTCAGGGCCAGGTCCCGGGCCAGGCGCGCCGTGGCGAGGCTGTGGGGCCGCAAGGTCGGCATCCGGCTTTCGCTGGACTGCAGGATCCGGTGGCTCACCGAGAGGAAGGCGTGGTGGTAGCGTTCGTGGAGGCGCGCCTCCTGCATGTGGAGGCCCAGGATGCGGCCCAGCTTCTGGATGGCCTCGATCTCGGCGATGGAGAAGGAGTGGTCCTCCTGGCGGAAGACCAGCATCAGGTCGTGGCCCTGCAGCGTCTCGTTCAGCAGCAGGGGCATGTAGGTGGCGAAGGCCCCATCGATCTGGGGCGATTCGGCCATGTCCACGCGGGTGATGAGCCGGAGGTCCTGCTCCTGCACGGCTGGGAGATGGAAGGTGGCGTGGGCGAGGATCTGCTGCTGCAGGTCCGGCGACAGGGGCAGCGTGCTGTACGCGAGGATCGGGCGGATCTCCTCGGGGTCCTCGATCCAGAGCGCCACCGCCGAAGCCGAGAGGATCTGGCTGAGCAGGCCGGCGATCTCCCAGAAGAAGGCCCGCTGTTCGGGCGGCACCATGCCGCGCTTGCGTTCGGGATTGGGCGGCGGCGGCGCCACCCAGCCGCTGAGCGTGCGATCCGCCTCCCAGGGCAGCGCCGCATAGCCGTCCTGCCCGCCGGCGAAGCCGTACATGCGCTCCTGGGCCGGGGGGCCGGTGGATGTCACGAAGACGCCGGGCGCGCGCAGGGGCGGCGCCGGGGCACCCACGGACGGAAGCAGCCGCTCTGCCACGGGAGCGACCTCGTCGATGATGGCGGCAGCCGTGGGCAGGCCTTGCGGCACGGGCGCCGGGCCAGCGGCCGGCGGCGCCGGCGGATCGGGCACGTGCACCGAGAGCGGCACCTGATCCGGCCGCGGCATGGTGCCGTACAGGCGGAATTCCCGCAGGGCCTGCACCAGGTCTCCGCAGATGCCCAGGGTCGGCGGCTCGTCCCGCTCCACGTCGAAGGTGCCGCCCTTGATGCGGTCGCGCTGGATCAGCAGGCCCACCCAGTCACCCGCCAGGTAGACGGGCGTGATGAGGTACCGGGGCCACTCGCCGCCCTGGCCGAAGGCCGCCAGCTCCGGGGATTCGGAGGCGTCGTTCACCACGAAGGCCCGGCGCATGCGCTGCGTGTGCACCAGCAGCGGGTGCCCCTCCGGGATGGAGACGGGCGGGCGCGTCCCCCGGGGCCAGCCGTAGAAACTCACCACCTCGAAGGAGCCCAGCTCGGGGGTCCGGAGGTAGAGCGCCCCCTTGGTGCTGCCCACTTCCTCCAGGCACCGGTAGAGGACCTGGGAACACCGGTTGGCGAGGGCCTCGCCGAGTATCAAGGTGGGCATGGCCATGGGATGGGGGGTCCTGGTCAGGGTGGGCGGGAACCCCAATCATGGCAGAGCCGCAGGGGGACGATCCAGCGAATCGGCCGTTCCGTTCCGCGACTTTTACCGACAGGTCCTCAAAGGGGTCAGGCCCCTTGGGGCAGGCGCTGGAGGCTCTCCACCTGGAGGCTGCGGTTGGCCCAGCGGGTGAGCCCGGACAGCTGGCTCCCATGCCCGCATTCCGCAAGGGGCGCGGCCAGAGTCTCCAGGCGCGCCACCACGGCCAGCCAGTCCACGGGCAGGGCCACCGAGGCCAGCCCGTCATCCCAGGCCTCCCCGCCCGTCGTGAGCAGCCGCCCGTCGAAGTGGGAGATGAGCGGAAAGGCCGGTGCCGAGGGGGCCACGACGGCCATGCGCCGGGCGAGGGCGGGCAGCAGGGCGGCCATGTGGGGGCCATGCAGCGGGTGCCGGATGGGCAGCAGGCCCACCTTGAAGGCCGAAGGCCGGAGGGCCGCCACCAGGGGCTCCAGGGCATCCACCGGTCCCGACACCGTGAACTGGGCCTGGCCGTTGCGGTTCGACAGGGCCAAGGCGGGATGGGCCAGGAGGGCCTGCCGCACGTCCAACTCCGGGACTCCGATGATGAAGGCCATGCCCATGGCGCGCCCGGCGAAGGCGGCCTCGCTCAGCCCCTCCACGGTGTCCAGCAGGTCCAGGGCGGCTTCGAGTGGAACGACGCCCGCCGCCACCAGCGCCGAGTAGAAGCCCATGCTGTGGCCCGTCGCCGCCCTGGGAAGGGGCATGCCCGCCTGACGCCAGGCTCGGAACAGCCCCACGGAATGCGCCAGCACCGCGCAGGGGGCGTGGCGCTGGAAGCGCAGGGCCTCCAGGGGACCTTCCGCCATCAGGCGCCGCAACGGATAGCC contains these protein-coding regions:
- a CDS encoding ACP S-malonyltransferase: MTPSSPSVLLFPGQGTEAVGMSAGWESQPAWVETLVTAETHTGYPLRRLMAEGPLEALRFQRHAPCAVLAHSVGLFRAWRQAGMPLPRAATGHSMGFYSALVAAGVVPLEAALDLLDTVEGLSEAAFAGRAMGMAFIIGVPELDVRQALLAHPALALSNRNGQAQFTVSGPVDALEPLVAALRPSAFKVGLLPIRHPLHGPHMAALLPALARRMAVVAPSAPAFPLISHFDGRLLTTGGEAWDDGLASVALPVDWLAVVARLETLAAPLAECGHGSQLSGLTRWANRSLQVESLQRLPQGA